In Rutidosis leptorrhynchoides isolate AG116_Rl617_1_P2 chromosome 2, CSIRO_AGI_Rlap_v1, whole genome shotgun sequence, one genomic interval encodes:
- the LOC139890337 gene encoding uncharacterized protein, giving the protein MCTISLNIRGIGKTGKLSWIKRICNIEKPTILGLQETKCGQTRDNTIESFWGNSDFKFAQKDSVGASGGILTIWDTNIFSFNYAIEGEFFLAICGTWAGFDSEIAFINVYGPHSHSKKIRLWNELSSLINSLNIPHIVFGDFNEVRNKTERMNTEYNQHWADNFNNFINNSGLIDLPLGGKRFTRICEKTMKFSKLDRFLISDGIFTFWPNISSKTLDRDLSDHCPIILRNNLLDSGPKPIRVFDTWLDLKDADTVIKRAWLTPTSGNRPDCTFRNKLKNVKLELKKHSNQLDNIDSQIRDHITECNNWEQTAEIRPLSETEKQKWIGEKMQHIDKKKKKN; this is encoded by the coding sequence ATGTGTACTATTTCTTTAAATATTCGGGGTATTGGGAAAACGGGTAAACTAAGTTGGATTAAGCGAATTTGCAATATAGAAAAACCAACGATTCTAGGTCTTCAAGAAACCAAATGCGGTCAAACACGTGATAACACCATTGAATCTTTCTGGGGAAATTCTGACTTTAAATTCGCCCAAAAGGACTCGGTTGGTGCTTCCGGAGGTATCTTAACTATTTGGGATactaatattttctcattcaattatGCTATTGAAGGCGAATTCTTTTTAGCGATATGTGGTACGTGGGCGGGTTTCGATTCTGAAATTGCCTTCATCAATGTATATGGTCCTCATTCTCACTCGAAAAAAATTAGACTATGGAACGAACTTTCATCCCTCATTAACTCTCTTAATATTCCACACATTGTTTTTGGCGATTTCAACGAAGTAAGAAACAAGACAGAACGTATGAATACTGAATATAATCAACATTGGgcagataattttaataattttataaataactcTGGGTTAATAGATCTTCCTTTAGGCGGAAAAAGGTTTACAAGGATATGTGAAAAAACAATGAAATTTAGTAAACTAGATCGATTTCTCATCTCCGATGGAATCTTCACTTTCTGGCCAAACATATCCTCCAAAACTCTCGATCGGGACCTCTCTGATCACTGCCCCATCATTCTAAGGAATAACCTCCTTGACTCTGGCCCTAAGCCTATACGTGTCTTTGACACATGGCTTGATCTTAAAGATGCCGACACCGTCATAAAAAGGGCTTGGTTGACCCCCACTAGTGGGAATAGGCCAGACTGCACTTTCCGTAATAAATTAAAAAATGTTAAATTGGAACTTAAAAAACATAGTAACCAACTTGATAACATAGACTCTCAAATACGTGACCACATAACTGAATGTAATAATTGGGAACAAACCGCCGAAATCAGACCACTTTCcgaaacagaaaaacaaaaatggATCGGTGAAAAAATGCAACAcatcgacaaaaaaaaaaaaaaaaattaa
- the LOC139890336 gene encoding uncharacterized protein, with protein MSNLINKLKYGTNSRNLSLPKNKYVPQKIYIFSWRVIQQKIPVRSELDKKGIDLHTILCPLCEHHIETIEHALVNCQKITSIWTQLLDWWNQNNIRISNINEAIISNQGFTHNPIGSSIWQATKWIACYIIWKHRNLKIFSGKIWNPAAIISEIQSQSFSWISNRSQKKTPIEWHQWLLNLSFYASPNRMGIG; from the coding sequence ATGTCAAATCTGATCAACAAGCTTAAATACGGCACAAACTCTAGAAACTTATCATTACCTAAAAACAAATACGTCCCACAAAAGATCTACATTTTCTCATGGAGGGTCATTCAACAAAAAATTCCGGTCAGAAGCGAACTAGATAAAAAAGGAATTGACCTTCATACCATCTTATGTCCCTTATGCGAGCATCATATTGAAACCATTGAACATGCGTTGGTAAATTGTCAAAAAATAACTTCAATTTGGACACAATTACTTGATTGGTGGAATCAAAACAACATAAGAATCTCTAACATCAATGAAGCCATCATCTCCAATCAAGGTTTCACACATAACCCCATCGGATCTTCCATATGGCAAGCCACTAAATGGATTGCGTGTTACATTATTTGGAAGCATAGAAACTTAAAGATTTTTTCCGGAAAAATATGGAACCCCGCAGCGATAATCTCCGAGATTCAATCTCAAAGCTTTAGCTGGATCTCAAACCGATCACAAAAGAAAACACCTATCGAGTGGCACCAATGGCTTCTCAATCTGTCATTCTACGCGTCTCCAAACCGCATGGGAATCGGCTAA